The Zingiber officinale cultivar Zhangliang chromosome 10A, Zo_v1.1, whole genome shotgun sequence genome contains a region encoding:
- the LOC122026493 gene encoding mitogen-activated protein kinase 4-like, with amino-acid sequence MAMLSNNPPADFGNKEEMRSYTISNTLFEIDAKYVPMKLLGEGAYGVVCSSINRETSENVAIKKIRNVFEDRIDALRTLREMKLLRKIKHENVIKMKDIMLPSTKRSFVDVYLVFELMDTDLGQIIRSPQPLSDEQCQCFIFQLLRGLKYLHSANVIHRDLKPGNLLVNSDCELKIGDFGLARTKSPRGEGMNGYVVTRWYRAPELLVCSDNYDAAIDMWSVGCIFAAILGRKPLFPGTDSAHQLELILNTLGVNHDADDFDFVTYQPIRDYIDSLPDSPGVPFASMFPDANPLAVDLLKKLLVFNPAKRINATEALEHPYMAQLYDPLLDPAAKGPIDLGFDDDLGEDKIREMIWEETLCYRPGKAVSCIFYLFYMLLIIDDNLRDSTLFLVTPVVIVQGIEVCMVPSPDRPEEVKFSVRLIDTDLNKLVTSCNWKHQQKIYLQYS; translated from the exons ATGGCTATGCTATCAAATAATCCCCCCGCCGATTTCGGGAACAAAGAAGAAATGAGATCTTACACCATCTCAAACACACTTTTCGAGATCGATGCCAAGTATGTGCCTATGAAGCTCCTTGGAGAAGGCGCTTATGGCGTCGTTTGCTCATCCATCAACCGCGAAACAAGCGAGAACGTCGCCATTAAGAAAATAAGGAATGTCTTCGAAGATCGCATCGATGCGCTGAGGACTCTTCGGGAGATGAAGCTTTTGAGGAAAATCAAGCACGAAAACGTCATTAAGATGAAGGATATCATGCTGCCTTCCACCAAGAGATCATTCGTCGACGTTTATCTTGTCTTTGAGCTCATGGATACTGATCTGGGGCAAATCATCAGATCACCTCAGCCACTTTCCGACGAGCAGTGTCAATGCTTCATTTTTCAG TTGCTTCGAGGACTGAAATATCTCCACTCGGCGAACGTAATTCACAGGGACTTGAAGCCAGGGAACCTTCTGGTCAACAGTGATTGTGAACTTAAGATTGGCGATTTCGGACTGGCTCGCACTAAAAGTCCGAGGGGTGAAGGAATGAACGGCTACGTCGTCACGCGTTGGTATCGTGCGCCGGAGTTGCTCGTTTGCTCTGATAACTACGACGCTGCCATTGATATGTGGTCAGTTGGATGCATCTTCGCTGCGATACTCGGGCGCAAACCTCTCTTTCCGGGCACTGACAGTGCCCACCAGCTCGAGCTCATTCTCAACACTCTCGGCGTTAACCATGATGCTGATGATTTCGACTTCGTCACTTACCAGCCAATTCGAGACTACATCGACTCGCTCCCGGATAGTCCAGGCGTTCCCTTCGCCAGTATGTTCCCCGATGCCAATCCACTGGCCGTCGACTTGCTGAAGAAGCTGCTCGTTTTTAATCCGGCAAAGAGAATCAATGCTACGGAGGCATTAGAGCACCCTTATATGGCTCAGTTGTATGACCCTCTGCTCGACCCCGCTGCCAAGGGCCCCATTGATCTTGGCTTCGATGATGATCTCGGGGAAGACAAGATCAGAGAGATGATATGGGAGGAGACGCTCTGCTATCGCCCAGGAAAAGCTG TTTCATGCATTTTTTACCTTTTCTATATGTTGTTAATAATAGATGACAATCTGAGAGATAGCACTTTATTTTTGGTAACTCCAGTTGTTATTGTACAGGGGATTGAAGTATGTATGGTTCCATCTCCTGATAGG CCAGAGGAAGTAAAATTTTCTGTACGCTTAATtgatacggacttaaacaagttAGTTACATCATGCAATTGGAAACATCAACAGAAGATCTACTTGCAA TATTCCTAA